In Sphingopyxis sp. 113P3, one DNA window encodes the following:
- a CDS encoding class I SAM-dependent methyltransferase: MATPDTVSFGYEEVPATAKTAMVGEVFSRVARKYDIMNDAMSGGLHRLWKDRFVRRVKPRAGEAILDMAGGTGDIAFRMEPSGASITVADINPDMLGVGMERAAERGITSLVWSEQNAEMLSFPDQFFDAYTIAFGIRNVTDIPAALAEAHRVLRYGGRFFCLEFSTNEWPGFSQVYDAYSHHLVPKLGKLIAQDEDSYRYLIESIRRFPPMPAFAQMIRKAGFSAVKVEPILGGLVAIHSGWKA, translated from the coding sequence ATGGCTACGCCCGATACCGTCAGTTTCGGCTATGAAGAGGTTCCCGCCACCGCCAAGACCGCGATGGTCGGAGAAGTGTTCAGCCGCGTCGCGCGCAAGTATGACATCATGAACGACGCGATGTCGGGGGGCCTGCACCGGCTTTGGAAGGATCGCTTTGTGCGCCGGGTGAAACCGCGCGCAGGAGAGGCGATCCTCGACATGGCAGGGGGCACGGGCGACATAGCCTTTCGCATGGAGCCATCAGGGGCGAGCATCACCGTCGCCGACATCAACCCCGACATGCTGGGGGTGGGAATGGAGCGCGCGGCTGAACGCGGCATCACAAGCCTCGTCTGGTCCGAGCAGAACGCCGAGATGCTGAGCTTTCCCGATCAGTTTTTCGACGCCTACACAATCGCCTTCGGTATCCGCAATGTTACCGACATTCCGGCCGCACTCGCCGAGGCGCACCGCGTGCTGCGCTATGGCGGACGCTTCTTCTGCCTCGAGTTTTCGACCAATGAATGGCCGGGCTTTTCGCAGGTTTATGATGCCTATTCGCACCATCTGGTGCCCAAGCTCGGCAAGCTGATCGCGCAGGACGAGGACAGTTATCGCTATCTGATCGAGTCGATTCGCCGTTTCCCGCCGATGCCGGCCTTTGCGCAGATGATCCGCAAGGCAGGGTTCAGCGCGGTGAAGGTTGAACCGATTCTGGGCGGCCTGGTTGCCATTCACAGCGGATGGAAGGCTTGA
- the mutM gene encoding bifunctional DNA-formamidopyrimidine glycosylase/DNA-(apurinic or apyrimidinic site) lyase: MPELPEVETTVRGLAPFLEGQQLVAVTTFRPDLRRPFPADLAQRLTGATVTALSRRAKYGIVSTDRDDHMIFHLGMSGRWRTEGGAAGKHDHLLIETAGGHRLFLHDPRRFGSVDLVTGDPLTRFPAFMTLGPEPLSDDFDALYLARVLAGRRAPIKAMLLDQAVVAGLGNIYVCEALNMARISPLKPAADVPKARLAALAPAIKAVLAAAIAAGGSTLRDFLSPEGDLGYFAKEWRVYGREGEACECGGTIARIVQGGRSTFHCPKCQR, translated from the coding sequence ATGCCCGAACTCCCCGAAGTCGAAACCACCGTGCGCGGTCTGGCGCCCTTTCTTGAAGGGCAGCAACTTGTGGCTGTCACAACCTTCCGTCCCGACCTTCGCCGGCCCTTTCCAGCCGATCTTGCGCAGCGTCTGACCGGCGCGACCGTGACGGCCCTGTCACGCCGCGCCAAATATGGCATCGTCTCGACCGATCGCGACGATCATATGATTTTTCACCTTGGCATGTCGGGGCGCTGGCGCACCGAGGGCGGCGCGGCGGGAAAGCATGATCACCTGCTGATCGAAACCGCGGGTGGCCATCGGCTCTTCCTGCATGACCCGCGCCGCTTCGGTTCGGTCGATCTCGTCACGGGTGATCCGCTGACGCGCTTCCCGGCCTTTATGACGCTCGGCCCCGAACCGCTCTCGGATGATTTCGACGCCCTCTATCTCGCGCGTGTGCTCGCCGGGCGCCGCGCGCCGATCAAGGCGATGCTGCTCGACCAGGCGGTCGTGGCCGGGCTCGGGAACATCTATGTATGCGAGGCGCTCAACATGGCGCGCATTTCGCCGCTGAAGCCCGCGGCCGACGTACCCAAGGCCAGGCTCGCGGCGCTCGCACCCGCGATCAAGGCGGTGCTGGCAGCCGCGATCGCGGCGGGAGGGTCGACCTTGCGCGATTTCCTCAGTCCCGAAGGCGACCTTGGCTATTTTGCGAAGGAGTGGCGCGTCTATGGGCGCGAAGGCGAGGCCTGCGAATGCGGGGGGACGATCGCGCGCATCGTCCAGGGCGGCCGCTCGACCTTCCATTGCCCCAAATGCCAGCGCTGA